From the Spiribacter sp. 2438 genome, one window contains:
- a CDS encoding complex I subunit 5 family protein: protein MMDWVQGPLMPFLALAWPLLMAGLMVLPPLRDRALMLLPLAPLPGLMLALMPLTDTATEVPILLLGVRLETDPTALALLGMTAALWLAAGLYAVAYMKAPRKPAIFSGFWCLTLTGNLGVFLAADAVTFYVAFAAVSLAAYFLVVHDGTAEALRASRIYIIMAVLGEAMLLIGFVLMMAQAETLLIAEMRHGLTDPMLGNGQRQLIVALLIAGFGIKAGLMPLHLWLPLAHPAAPTAASAVLSGAIVKAGLIGLIRFLPEGDAITGPVLLALGLAGAYAAVILGVLQSRIKAVLAYSTVSQMSLMLAVVGAGLAVAGGSGPEIAGYYGVHHGFAKGALFLAVGWIPLLGGAARWAALALVAVLCASVAGWPLTGGALAKAAIKPAFPAPLVMAVTATGITTTLLLVRYLYLLARSPAKSAAGLGARTMGLTVMGTGFAALVVPWALWGVHDPRGPAYLMQPDTLMAGAWPVTVGLVLAGLVGWQQNRLEQRPRVPEGDLIVPLERTIGTLMSGISGLAETIIGRNRPASDTAAEPLQPARQAAQALETQVQRWPMAGVILVGLMAGLAWLVLR, encoded by the coding sequence ATGATGGACTGGGTGCAAGGACCGTTGATGCCGTTCCTGGCGCTGGCCTGGCCATTGCTGATGGCGGGCCTGATGGTGCTGCCGCCGCTGCGCGATCGGGCCCTGATGCTCCTGCCGCTGGCGCCGCTGCCCGGGCTGATGCTGGCCCTGATGCCACTGACGGATACCGCCACCGAAGTGCCCATTCTGCTGCTGGGCGTGCGACTGGAAACCGATCCCACGGCACTGGCGCTGCTGGGCATGACCGCCGCCCTATGGCTGGCCGCCGGTCTGTACGCCGTGGCCTACATGAAAGCCCCCCGTAAACCGGCCATCTTCAGCGGATTCTGGTGCCTGACCCTCACCGGCAACCTGGGCGTCTTCCTCGCCGCCGATGCCGTGACGTTCTACGTGGCATTTGCGGCGGTCTCGCTGGCGGCCTATTTCCTGGTGGTGCATGACGGCACCGCCGAAGCGCTTCGCGCCTCGAGGATCTACATCATCATGGCGGTACTCGGCGAGGCGATGCTGCTGATCGGCTTCGTGCTGATGATGGCCCAGGCCGAGACGCTGCTGATTGCGGAGATGCGGCACGGCCTGACCGACCCGATGCTCGGCAACGGGCAACGCCAACTGATTGTGGCCCTGCTCATTGCCGGATTCGGCATCAAAGCCGGCCTCATGCCCCTCCATCTATGGCTGCCCCTGGCCCACCCGGCGGCCCCCACCGCGGCCTCGGCGGTGCTTTCCGGGGCCATCGTCAAAGCCGGCCTCATCGGGTTGATCCGGTTTCTGCCCGAAGGCGATGCAATCACCGGCCCCGTCCTGTTGGCGCTGGGGCTGGCCGGCGCTTACGCGGCGGTGATCCTCGGGGTGCTGCAGTCACGCATCAAGGCGGTGCTGGCCTACTCCACCGTCAGCCAGATGAGCTTGATGCTGGCGGTGGTGGGGGCCGGGCTCGCCGTCGCCGGTGGCTCGGGGCCAGAGATTGCGGGCTATTACGGCGTTCATCACGGATTCGCCAAAGGCGCACTGTTTCTGGCCGTGGGCTGGATCCCGCTGCTCGGCGGCGCCGCCCGTTGGGCCGCTTTGGCGTTGGTGGCTGTCCTGTGCGCCTCGGTGGCCGGGTGGCCGCTGACCGGCGGCGCCCTGGCCAAGGCCGCGATCAAACCGGCATTCCCGGCGCCGCTGGTGATGGCGGTGACCGCGACGGGCATCACCACCACGCTGCTTCTGGTGCGCTACCTGTACCTGCTGGCCCGGTCACCGGCAAAATCCGCAGCGGGCCTTGGCGCGCGGACCATGGGCCTGACGGTCATGGGTACCGGATTCGCCGCGCTGGTCGTCCCCTGGGCGCTTTGGGGTGTCCATGATCCCCGCGGTCCCGCTTATTTGATGCAGCCAGATACCCTGATGGCGGGTGCATGGCCGGTGACCGTGGGGCTGGTACTGGCCGGCCTGGTCGGGTGGCAGCAGAACCGGCTCGAACAAAGGCCGAGGGTGCCAGAAGGAGACCTCATCGTCCCGCTGGAGCGCACGATTGGGACGCTCATGTCGGGGATATCCGGACTTGCGGAGACGATCATCGGGCGAAACCGGCCCGCATCGGACACGGCGGCTGAGCCGCTGCAACCCGCCCGACAGGCCGCTCAGGCGCTGGAGACACAGGTCCAGCGCTGGCCCATGGCCGGCGTCATCCTGGTCGGGTTAATGGCAGGGCTGGCCTGGCTAGTCCTGCGGTGA
- a CDS encoding complex I subunit 5 family protein yields MTDWLPPLILATSLLPAVATFFLHQESHVWRNTLNLGGALLKVGLVVFMLVEVAGGTLHETRIDLVPGVFLLLRVDALSLLFLTLSAVLWLLTTVYAIAYFDHKPNLSRFFGFFSLCVFATTGIALSGSLLTFFIFYELLTLSTWPLVVHKQNAASMRAGVSYLLYSLPGSVALLFAILWLESAAGPVEFANGADFADLDSASQRWLFLLFAGGLAVKAAMVPLHRWLPAAMAAPAPVSALLHAVAVVKAGAFGFVRVIHDVFGIERVTDLGLGIPLAMLASVTILYGSIQALRQTGIKRRLAYSTVSQVSYIVLGAALVGPLALIGGLAHLVHQGLMKITLFFCAGIYDERAGIHEIAELNGIGARMPWTSVCFSLGALGMIGLPPMAGFVTKIYLGLGAMESGAPWVVAVLAGSTLLNAAYFLPLLYRIWFTPPPDGERPGERPLGIVVPAVITGLGAIAAGLLAGADFSPLGWATLIVERHYQP; encoded by the coding sequence ATGACCGACTGGCTGCCCCCGCTGATTCTTGCCACATCGCTGCTGCCGGCGGTGGCGACCTTTTTTCTGCATCAGGAAAGCCACGTCTGGCGCAATACGCTCAACCTCGGCGGAGCGTTGCTCAAGGTCGGGCTGGTGGTGTTCATGCTGGTGGAAGTGGCCGGGGGCACCCTGCATGAAACCCGCATCGACCTGGTACCGGGGGTGTTCCTGCTGTTGAGGGTGGACGCCCTGTCGCTGCTGTTTCTGACCCTTTCTGCCGTGCTGTGGTTGCTCACCACGGTTTACGCCATCGCCTATTTCGACCATAAACCCAACCTCTCCCGGTTCTTCGGTTTTTTCAGTCTGTGCGTTTTCGCCACCACCGGCATTGCCCTGTCGGGTTCACTGCTCACCTTTTTCATTTTCTACGAGCTACTCACCCTGAGCACCTGGCCGCTGGTGGTCCACAAACAGAACGCCGCCTCCATGCGCGCGGGGGTGTCCTACCTGCTGTATTCCCTGCCGGGCAGCGTGGCGTTGCTGTTCGCCATCCTCTGGCTGGAATCCGCGGCCGGGCCAGTGGAGTTTGCCAACGGCGCCGATTTTGCCGATCTGGATTCGGCCAGCCAGCGGTGGCTCTTCCTGCTGTTCGCCGGAGGACTGGCGGTCAAAGCGGCCATGGTGCCGCTTCATCGATGGCTACCCGCCGCCATGGCCGCCCCGGCGCCGGTGAGTGCGCTGTTGCATGCCGTGGCGGTGGTGAAGGCCGGCGCCTTCGGGTTTGTCCGCGTCATCCACGATGTATTCGGCATTGAGCGGGTTACCGACCTGGGACTGGGCATACCGCTGGCCATGCTCGCCTCAGTGACCATTCTGTATGGCTCGATTCAGGCGCTGCGCCAGACCGGGATCAAGCGCCGACTGGCCTACTCCACGGTCAGTCAGGTCTCCTACATCGTCCTGGGTGCCGCCCTCGTCGGCCCCCTGGCGCTCATCGGCGGGCTGGCTCACCTGGTTCACCAGGGCCTGATGAAAATCACTCTGTTCTTCTGCGCCGGCATATACGACGAGCGGGCCGGCATCCATGAGATCGCGGAACTGAACGGCATTGGCGCCCGCATGCCGTGGACCTCGGTGTGTTTCTCGCTGGGGGCGCTGGGCATGATCGGCCTGCCGCCCATGGCCGGCTTCGTCACCAAGATCTACCTGGGCCTGGGGGCCATGGAGTCGGGGGCCCCCTGGGTGGTGGCTGTGCTGGCCGGCTCAACGCTCTTGAACGCAGCGTATTTCCTGCCGCTGCTCTACCGCATCTGGTTTACCCCGCCACCGGACGGCGAGCGCCCCGGTGAGCGCCCCCTGGGCATCGTGGTCCCGGCGGTGATTACCGGCCTGGGCGCCATCGCCGCCGGGCTCCTCGCCGGTGCGGATTTCAGTCCGCTGGGCTGGGCCACACTAATCGTCGAGAGGCATTACCAACCATGA
- a CDS encoding complex I subunit 5 family protein encodes MSLPITALVLCLTLPLLGAIATVAAPRHATPLVTSVAGLMVAVTIGLTSHVAIHGPVVVALGEWAPPLGIQIMADGPAVLFLLVNALVMAAVVLFSLAPIGQPGPRSRLAQTFWPLLLLLWGALNAIFVSRDLFNLYVGLELASLAAVALVAIERKRDTLNAALRYLLFALTGSLLYLLGVVLIYAGHGTLDITLLAGELGMHPTDALAIGAMTAGLAAKTALFPFHVWLPPAHAGAPAPASAVLSALVPKASLYIALRLWLEAAPGAGDAIAVNVLGWLGALAVVHGSIMALRQERLKLVIAYSTVAQIGYLFLVFPLALGAAGAAGSGVADSAWNGTLFQALSHALAKAALFLCAGLILEAAGHDRIARLAGVAQALPVTLFAFGLAAITLMGLPPSGGFMAKYLLVTASLEGGVPGWGLIVLAGGLLAAAYLYRPMASAFRHPDQESAAPFTTVAAWRQAIPLGLAIASLALGILPAVPHELMGGMP; translated from the coding sequence ATGAGCCTGCCGATCACTGCTCTGGTTCTGTGCCTGACGCTGCCACTGCTGGGTGCCATCGCCACGGTGGCCGCGCCGCGCCATGCCACGCCACTGGTCACCAGCGTCGCCGGGCTGATGGTGGCCGTGACCATAGGCCTGACGAGCCATGTTGCGATCCATGGGCCGGTGGTGGTTGCCCTTGGCGAGTGGGCACCGCCGCTGGGGATACAGATCATGGCGGATGGGCCGGCGGTGCTGTTCCTGCTGGTCAACGCACTGGTCATGGCGGCCGTGGTGCTGTTCTCGCTGGCGCCCATCGGACAACCGGGACCCCGCAGCCGGCTGGCCCAGACCTTCTGGCCGCTTCTGTTGCTGCTATGGGGGGCGCTCAACGCCATATTTGTCTCCCGGGATCTGTTCAATCTCTATGTGGGGCTCGAGCTGGCCAGTCTGGCGGCGGTGGCGCTGGTGGCCATCGAACGAAAGCGCGACACCCTCAATGCGGCACTGCGCTATCTACTGTTCGCCCTGACCGGCTCGCTGCTCTATCTGCTGGGCGTGGTCCTGATCTACGCCGGTCATGGGACTCTGGACATCACTCTGCTGGCCGGCGAATTGGGCATGCACCCCACGGATGCGCTGGCCATCGGGGCGATGACCGCCGGCCTGGCTGCCAAAACCGCGCTGTTCCCCTTTCACGTCTGGCTGCCACCCGCCCATGCCGGCGCGCCCGCCCCCGCCAGCGCGGTATTGTCGGCGCTGGTGCCCAAGGCCTCGCTCTATATCGCGCTCCGCCTGTGGCTTGAGGCCGCGCCGGGGGCCGGTGATGCGATCGCCGTCAATGTCCTGGGCTGGCTCGGCGCTCTGGCCGTTGTCCATGGCTCGATCATGGCCCTTCGCCAGGAGCGCCTGAAACTGGTCATCGCCTACTCCACGGTGGCCCAGATCGGCTACCTGTTCCTCGTGTTTCCCCTGGCGCTGGGCGCCGCGGGCGCCGCCGGGAGCGGTGTGGCGGACAGTGCCTGGAATGGCACCCTGTTTCAGGCACTGTCCCATGCCCTGGCCAAAGCCGCGCTGTTCCTCTGCGCGGGGTTGATCCTCGAAGCCGCCGGCCATGACCGCATTGCTCGACTGGCGGGCGTCGCCCAGGCCCTGCCGGTCACCCTGTTCGCCTTCGGCCTGGCGGCCATCACACTCATGGGCCTGCCCCCCAGTGGCGGCTTCATGGCCAAGTACCTGCTGGTGACCGCCTCGCTGGAGGGCGGTGTGCCGGGCTGGGGGCTGATAGTGCTGGCCGGCGGTCTGCTGGCCGCGGCCTATCTCTATCGCCCCATGGCCTCGGCCTTTCGGCACCCGGATCAGGAGTCCGCCGCCCCCTTCACAACGGTGGCGGCCTGGCGGCAGGCAATCCCGCTGGGGCTGGCTATCGCCTCCCTCGCCCTCGGCATCCTGCCCGCTGTCCCCCATGAGTTGATGGGAGGCATGCCATGA